The Lysinibacillus irui sequence TTTTTTTAATGATAGTTATCGGCATCATTGTAACATACTTCCGAATTAAAATGTGAACATTTTGTTAAAGTTTAAATACTTTTTCAATTTGTTCGATTGACCAATCTAAATCCTCTTGAGAAATCACTAGTGGTGGTGCAAAACGGATAACTGTATCATGTGTTTCTTTACATAATAAGCCTAGTTCTTTTAGTTTTTCACAGTATGGACGAGCAGCCTCTGTTAATTCCATACCGATAAATAAACCACGACCGCGTACTTCTTTAATGACTGGGTTGTTAATTTCTCTTAATTTACCTTTGAAATATTCGCCAAGCTCATGAGAACGCTCTGCTAATTTTTCATCAAGTAAAACTTTAATAGATGCAATAGAAACTGCACATGCTAAAGGATTACCACCAAAAGTTGAACCGTGTGAGCCTGGGTTGAAGACACCTAAGATGCTACGGTTTGCAGCCACACAAGAAATTGGGAATACACCGCCACCTAGTGCTTTACCTAGGATGTACATATCTGGCTCTACTTCTTCCCAATCACAAGCAAACATTTTACCAGTACGTGCTAAACCAGCTTGAATTTCGTCTGCGATGAATAATACATTGTTTTCACGGCAAAGTTCACGAGCTGCTTTTAAGAAACCTTCTGGAGGAATAACGATACCAGCTTCACCTTGAATTGGTTCAATTAAAAATGCAGCAGTATTTGGTGTAATAGCCGCTTTTAATGCTTCAAGATTACCGTAATCTACTAGTTTAACGTTTGGTAACATTGGACCGAAGCCACGACGGTATTCTTCATCAGAAGATAAAGATACAGCTAGCATAGTACGACCATGGAAGTTACCATTACATGCGATAATTTCAGCTTTACCATCTTCTACGCCTTTTACATCATATGCCCAACGACGAGCTGCTTTAAACGCAGTCTCTACAGCTTCAGCACCTGTATTCATTGGTAATACCATTTCTTTATTTGTTAATTTACCTACTAGCTCATACCATTCACCTAGGTTTTCACTGTAAAATGCACGAGAAGTTAACGTTACTTTATCTGCTTGCTCTTTTAAAGCAGCGATAATTTTTGGGTGACGATGACCTTGGTTTACAGCTGAATAAGCAGATAACATATCTAAGTATTTGTTGCCCTCTGGATCTTTAACCCAAGCACCCTCAGCCTCTGAAATTACGATTGGCAGTGGATGATAGTTTGCTGCACCAAAATTTTGCGTTTGTTCAATAACTTGTTGACTTTTTGTCATATCCTGTTCTCTCCTAACTAAATCATAATAAAAACTCTATGGAAGAAAGGGACTATGTATCTCTATAAGTAGAATGATTAACCAATAATTCAAACGGTAAATTTGTTCACTTCTCCAAAGTAAACTACCATGTCATGTTACGGTTTTAGCCAGAGGTAGCATTACCTGGAGAAGTGTCCCAAATTCATTTGAAATGCCTCAATTTCTACTTATTTGAACAGCCCTAACGTCAATTTGAAAATTAAAGCATTTCTGAAGTTGTTTTAGCTTGCATATGCAGTTGTAGGTAGTCTGGACCACCAGCTTTCGAGTCTGTACCTGACATGTTAAAGCCACCAAATGGTTGGTAACCTACGATTGCACCTGTACAGCCACGGTTGAAGTAAAGATTTCCTACATGGAATTCTTCACGAGCTTTTTCTAAATTCATACGGTTCTTCGTGATAACTGCACCTGTTAAGCCGTATTCTGTGTCATTTGCGATGTCAATTGCTTGGTCAAAGTCTTTTGCTTTTGCAATCGCAACAACTGGTCCGAAGATTTCTTCTTTCATAATACGAGCTGAAGGATCAACGTCAGCGAATACTGTTGGTTGTACGAAGTAACCTACTGAATCGTCAGCTGTACCACCAGCTACTAGACGGCCTTCGCCTTTACCGATTTCAATGTACTCAGTAATTTTGTTGAAAGCGGCTTGGTCGATAACTGTTGCCATGAAGTTGCTGAAGTCTGTTGGGTCTCCAACTGTTAAAGCGTTTGTTAATTCAACCACGCGCTCTACTACTTGGTCATACACATCTTCTACGATGACTGCACGAGAACATGCTGAACATTTTTGACCTGAGAAACCAAATGCTGATTTCACGATCGATTGTGCAGCTAGCTCTAAATCCGCTTCTTTATCGACAACGATTGTATCTTTACCGCCCATTTCAGCGATAACACGTTTAATCCAAATTTGACCTTCATTTAACACAGAAGCACGTTGGTTAATACGTAAACCAACATCACGTGAACCTGTGAAGCTGATGAAGCGCGTTTTTGGATGATCGACTAAGTAGTCACCTACTTCAGCACCAGAACCTGGTACGAAGTTAACAGCTCCTGCTGGAAGACCAGCTTCTTCTAATACTTCGATAAATTTATATGCTATAACTGGAGTTGTTGACGCTGGTTTTAATAACACTGTGTTCCCTGTTACTAATGCAGCTACTGTTGTACCAGCCATGATTGCAAATGGGAAGTTCCAAGGAGAAATCACGATACCGATACCTAATGGAATGTAGTCATAACGGTTGTATTCACCTGGACGGCTTTCTACTGGGTGGCCATCTTTAATGCGTAGCATTTGGCGACCATAGTATTCCATGAAGTCGATTGCTTCTGCAGTATCTG is a genomic window containing:
- a CDS encoding ornithine--oxo-acid transaminase, translating into MTKSQQVIEQTQNFGAANYHPLPIVISEAEGAWVKDPEGNKYLDMLSAYSAVNQGHRHPKIIAALKEQADKVTLTSRAFYSENLGEWYELVGKLTNKEMVLPMNTGAEAVETAFKAARRWAYDVKGVEDGKAEIIACNGNFHGRTMLAVSLSSDEEYRRGFGPMLPNVKLVDYGNLEALKAAITPNTAAFLIEPIQGEAGIVIPPEGFLKAARELCRENNVLFIADEIQAGLARTGKMFACDWEEVEPDMYILGKALGGGVFPISCVAANRSILGVFNPGSHGSTFGGNPLACAVSIASIKVLLDEKLAERSHELGEYFKGKLREINNPVIKEVRGRGLFIGMELTEAARPYCEKLKELGLLCKETHDTVIRFAPPLVISQEDLDWSIEQIEKVFKL
- the pruA gene encoding L-glutamate gamma-semialdehyde dehydrogenase, with protein sequence MIPYKHEPFTDFSQEANYNAYVEALNKVEGYLGQDYPLIIGGERITTEDKIVSYNPAKKTEVIGRVSKASKDLAEKAMQAADETFKTWKKVDPAIRADVLFKAAAIIRRRKHEFSALLTKEAGKPWAEADADTAEAIDFMEYYGRQMLRIKDGHPVESRPGEYNRYDYIPLGIGIVISPWNFPFAIMAGTTVAALVTGNTVLLKPASTTPVIAYKFIEVLEEAGLPAGAVNFVPGSGAEVGDYLVDHPKTRFISFTGSRDVGLRINQRASVLNEGQIWIKRVIAEMGGKDTIVVDKEADLELAAQSIVKSAFGFSGQKCSACSRAVIVEDVYDQVVERVVELTNALTVGDPTDFSNFMATVIDQAAFNKITEYIEIGKGEGRLVAGGTADDSVGYFVQPTVFADVDPSARIMKEEIFGPVVAIAKAKDFDQAIDIANDTEYGLTGAVITKNRMNLEKAREEFHVGNLYFNRGCTGAIVGYQPFGGFNMSGTDSKAGGPDYLQLHMQAKTTSEML